DNA from Sphingomonas sp. R1:
AGCCGCCGCGCTGTACTCGAAGATCCTCGGCGACGCGTGGACTCCGGCCGATGCCGAGCTGTTCCGTGCCCAGATGCTCACCGAGATGGCAGCGATGAGCGTCGACGACGGGATGGTGATGCAGATCCATCCGGGCAGCTTCCGCAACCACAATGGCGGCCTGTTCGCCAGCCATGGCCGCGACAAGGGCGCGGACATCCCGATGGCGACGGACTATGTTCATGCGCTCAAGCCGCTGCTCGATCGCTTCGGTACCTCGACCGACCTCTCGATCATCCTCTTCACGCTCGACGAAACGGTCTATGCGCGCGAACTGGCGCCGCTCGCCGGCCATTATCCATGCCTGAAGCTCGGTCCCAGCTGGTGGTTCCACGACAGCCCGGAGGGCATGCGCCGCTTCCGCGAGCAGGTTACCGAGACCGCGGGATTCTATAACACCGTCGGCTTCAACGACGACACGCGCGCCTTCCTTTCGATCCCGTCGCGGCATGATGTTGCGCGGCGGATCGACTGCGGCTTCCTCGCGCGGCTGGTCGCCGAGGGGCGGCTGCTCGACTGGGAGGCGGCGGAATTGGCGTTCGAACTCACCAACGGGCTGGTCCGCAAGGCCTACAAGCTCGGAACGCCCGCATAAGCGGTTGAAATTCGGGATGCGGCGGGCGACATGCCGGCCGCATCCGCAAAATACGAGCGCCGCCGGATCGGCTATGGTAACCGGTGTCGCCGCAAGCAGAAGGGACGAGGACGATGAAGATTGCGCTGATCACCGAGAACAGCCAGGCCGCCAAAAACGGCATCATTCACCAGGCGCTTACCAACGTTGCCGAGCCGCTGGGCCACCAGGTGTTCAATTACGGCATGTATTCGGCCGAGGATTCGGCTTCGCTCACCTATGTGATGAACGGCCTGCTCACTGGCATCCTGCTGAACTCCAAGGCGGTCGATTTCGTCGTTACCGGCTGCGGCACCGGCATGGGCTCGATGCTCGCCTGCAACGCGATGCCGGGCGTGTTCTGCGGCCTGGTGATCGACCCGACCGACGCCTTCCTGTTCGGCCAGATCAACGACGGCAACGCGATCTCGATGCCCTATGCCAAGGGCTTTGGCTGGGCAGCGGAGCTCAACCTGGAAGACGTTTACCGCAAGCTGTTCGAGGGTGAGCGCGGACTTGGCTATCCCAAGGAGCGCGCCGAGATCATGCGCAAGAATCGCGGAATCCTCGCAGACCTCAAGCGCGTGACCTGCAACGACATGCTAACCGTGCTGAAGACCGTGGACCAGGATCTGCTCCGCGCGGCGATCGCCGGCGAGAAGTTCGCCGAGTATTTCTACGCCAATTCGCAGGACGCGGCGATCAGCGACTATCTTCGCAGTCTCTCGTAAGCGCAGCTAGACATACTCCCCCTTCTGCGCGCGGGAGGGGCCGGGGGGTGGGCCTCCGGCCTTCGCGCGCGATAGGCTTCATGGATTGCGGGGGCCCACCCCCCGGCTCCTCCCCGCAAGTGGGAGGGGGAGAGGGGCATTCATGACCAATCCGTTCGATCTGACCGGCCAGGTGGCCGTCATCACCGGCGCCAATACCGGCATCGGCCAGGGCATCGCGCTGGCGCTCGCGGCAGCCGGCGCGGACATCGCGGCCGTGGGGCGCACGCCGGCCGAGGAAACCGTCGCCAAGGTACGCGATCTCGGCCGCCGCGCCGAGATCGTCTCCGCCGATCTCTCGACCATCGAACCTGTGCAAAGGGTTGTGGACGAGGCTGTGGATAAGCTGGGGAAAATCGACATCCTGGTGAACAATGCCGGGATCATCCGCCGTGCCGACAGCCTCGATTTCACCGAGGAAGATTGGGACGCGGTGGTCGATACCAACCTCAAATCCGTGTTCTTCCTCTGCCAGGCGGCGGGCAAGTTCATGGTCCGCCGCTTCGGCGAGACGGGCGAGCGCGGACGCATCATCAACATCGCCTCGATGCTGACCTTCCAGGGCGGCATCCGTGTGCCGAGCTATACCGCCTCCAAGTCGGGCATCGGCGGCCTCACCAAGCTGCTGGCGAACGAGTGGGCATCGAAGGGCGTCAACGTCAACGCGATCGCGCCGGGCTATATCGCCACCAACAACACCGCGGCGCTGCAGGCCGACGAGACCCGCAACCGCCAGATCCTGGAGCGCATCCCGGCGGCACGCTGGGGCGATCCCGAGGATCTGGGCGGCGCGGCGGTCTTCCTTGCGTCCCGCGCTTCGGACTATGTGCAGGGCCATGTTCTCGCGGTTGACGGAGGCTGGCTGGCACGATGACGTTCGCGTTCTTTGGGGAAATGATGCTGCGGCTGTCGCCGCCGGGCCGCGAGCTGCTATTGCAGACGCCCAAGCTCGACGTGGCGATCGCGGGGGCGGAGGCCAATGTCGCCACCGGGCTCGCGTGCTTGGGGCATGACGTGGCGATGAT
Protein-coding regions in this window:
- a CDS encoding RpiB/LacA/LacB family sugar-phosphate isomerase, with amino-acid sequence MKIALITENSQAAKNGIIHQALTNVAEPLGHQVFNYGMYSAEDSASLTYVMNGLLTGILLNSKAVDFVVTGCGTGMGSMLACNAMPGVFCGLVIDPTDAFLFGQINDGNAISMPYAKGFGWAAELNLEDVYRKLFEGERGLGYPKERAEIMRKNRGILADLKRVTCNDMLTVLKTVDQDLLRAAIAGEKFAEYFYANSQDAAISDYLRSLS
- the kduD gene encoding 2-dehydro-3-deoxy-D-gluconate 5-dehydrogenase KduD, yielding MTNPFDLTGQVAVITGANTGIGQGIALALAAAGADIAAVGRTPAEETVAKVRDLGRRAEIVSADLSTIEPVQRVVDEAVDKLGKIDILVNNAGIIRRADSLDFTEEDWDAVVDTNLKSVFFLCQAAGKFMVRRFGETGERGRIINIASMLTFQGGIRVPSYTASKSGIGGLTKLLANEWASKGVNVNAIAPGYIATNNTAALQADETRNRQILERIPAARWGDPEDLGGAAVFLASRASDYVQGHVLAVDGGWLAR